One window from the genome of Faecalibacterium sp. HTF-F encodes:
- a CDS encoding ParB/RepB/Spo0J family partition protein, producing the protein MLMADDKTTKTPEQPVTDSGPGKETPPAPPKEPEKVSVSPEPEKKTEPEVKNPQVSVYNFAEIMKEKKVEERAAAPSGEKPAPAKTEKPEKQPEAPKKAEEKHKEPEQPKRRGRPPKADKDKAATPKPEAPAQKPENAVKKEPEKKTAPTVQAAPAPKEPEKPKDAPRRGKEQIVYIKLNELHAFKNHPFEVRDDEEMRAMVSSVKDKGVTQPAIVRPREDGGYEIVSGHRRQKASELAGYADMPCIVRNLTDDEAITQMVEDNLNQREEILPSERAKALKMQLEAIKHQGSRTSGQIDPKDAGKRSNEIVAERNKMAVKQVQRYIRLNELVPDLMKLMDEKKLGFTTAVELSYIGKKNQNYIAVAIDSQQSSPSQAQAKRMRELDEKKLLNGDVIDGIMMEDKKEVDKVILTGAELSKYFGKETTPREMKDQIIKLLDDWKGQQREHEKPEKKNEQEK; encoded by the coding sequence ATGCTTATGGCAGATGATAAAACCACAAAAACGCCGGAACAGCCGGTAACGGATAGCGGGCCGGGCAAGGAAACGCCTCCCGCTCCCCCAAAAGAGCCGGAGAAGGTTTCCGTTTCTCCGGAGCCGGAAAAAAAGACGGAACCGGAGGTAAAGAACCCGCAGGTTTCCGTCTATAACTTCGCTGAAATTATGAAGGAAAAGAAGGTCGAGGAACGGGCGGCAGCTCCCAGCGGGGAAAAGCCTGCCCCGGCAAAAACGGAAAAACCGGAAAAGCAGCCGGAGGCTCCGAAGAAAGCGGAGGAAAAACACAAAGAGCCGGAACAGCCGAAGCGCCGGGGCCGTCCCCCGAAAGCAGATAAGGACAAGGCCGCAACCCCGAAGCCCGAAGCTCCCGCACAGAAACCGGAAAATGCGGTCAAAAAGGAACCGGAGAAAAAAACGGCGCCAACGGTACAGGCCGCTCCCGCTCCGAAGGAACCCGAAAAACCGAAGGATGCACCACGCCGGGGCAAGGAACAGATCGTCTATATCAAGCTGAACGAGCTTCACGCCTTCAAGAACCATCCCTTTGAGGTTCGGGATGATGAAGAAATGCGGGCTATGGTGTCCAGCGTCAAGGACAAGGGCGTGACCCAGCCCGCTATCGTCCGTCCCCGTGAGGATGGCGGCTATGAGATCGTGTCCGGCCACCGCCGCCAGAAGGCCAGCGAGCTTGCCGGATATGCGGATATGCCCTGTATTGTTCGCAATCTGACGGACGATGAAGCCATCACGCAGATGGTCGAGGACAATCTCAACCAGCGTGAAGAAATCCTCCCCAGTGAGCGGGCCAAAGCCTTGAAAATGCAGCTTGAGGCCATCAAGCACCAGGGCTCCCGCACTTCGGGCCAGATTGACCCGAAGGACGCAGGAAAACGCTCCAACGAAATTGTAGCCGAGCGCAATAAGATGGCGGTCAAGCAGGTGCAGCGGTATATCCGTCTCAATGAGCTGGTTCCAGACCTGATGAAGCTGATGGATGAAAAAAAGCTGGGTTTTACTACGGCGGTGGAGCTTTCCTATATCGGCAAGAAGAACCAGAACTATATCGCCGTCGCCATTGACAGCCAGCAGTCCTCGCCTTCACAGGCGCAGGCAAAGCGTATGCGTGAGTTGGACGAAAAGAAGCTGCTCAACGGGGATGTGATCGACGGCATTATGATGGAGGACAAAAAGGAGGTAGACAAAGTGATTTTGACAGGTGCGGAACTGAGCAAGTATTTCGGCAAGGAAACTACGCCGAGGGAAATGAAGGACCAGATCATCAAGCTGCTGGACGACTGGAAGGGCCAGCAGAGGGAACACGAAAAGCCGGAGAAGAAAAACGAACAGGAAAAGTAA
- a CDS encoding plasmid mobilization protein: protein MRKRYNTPHRSRVVKTRMTEEEYAEFAERLSAYNMSQAEFIRQAITGAAIRPIITVSPVNDELLAAVGKLTAEYGRIGGNLNQIARTLNEWHSPYPQLAGEVRAAFSDLAALKFEVLQKVGDAVGNIQTYQL, encoded by the coding sequence ATGCGAAAACGATACAACACGCCGCACCGCAGCCGGGTAGTCAAGACACGCATGACCGAGGAAGAATACGCCGAGTTTGCAGAAAGGCTTTCTGCCTACAACATGAGCCAAGCCGAGTTTATCCGGCAAGCCATAACCGGGGCAGCCATACGCCCCATCATAACCGTTTCTCCCGTCAATGATGAGCTGCTTGCCGCTGTTGGGAAGCTGACCGCCGAATACGGCAGGATCGGCGGCAACTTAAACCAGATAGCCCGGACGCTGAACGAGTGGCACAGCCCCTACCCGCAGCTTGCCGGGGAGGTACGGGCGGCGTTTTCCGACCTTGCTGCCCTAAAGTTTGAAGTCTTGCAGAAAGTGGGTGACGCTGTTGGCAACATTCAAACATATCAGCTCTAA
- a CDS encoding relaxase/mobilization nuclease domain-containing protein, with amino-acid sequence MATFKHISSKNADYGAAEAYLTFEHDEFTMKPTLDENGRLIPREDYRISSLNCGGEDFAVSCMRANLHYEKNQKREDVKSHHYIISFDPRDGTDNGLTVDRAQELGEQFCKEHFPGHQALVCTHPDGHNHSGNIHVHIVINSLRIYEVPLLPYMDRPADTREGCKHRCTNAAMEYFKSEVMEMCHREGLYQIDLLNGSKERITEREYWAAKKGQLALDKENAAREAAGQPTKPTKFETDKAKLRRTIRQALSQATSFDEFSSLLLREGVTVKESRGRLSYLTPDRTKPITARKLGDDFDKAAVLALLTQNAHRAAEQSKAIPEYPAAVKKLSQGEKTTKTTPADNTLQRMVDREAKRAEGKGVGYDRWAAKHNLKQMAATVTAYQQYGFSSPEELDEVCFAAYTTMQESLAELKQVEKTLNGKKELQRQVLAYSKTRPVRDGLKQQKNAKAKAAYRQKHESDFIIADAAARYFRENGISKLPSHKALQAEIETLIKEKNSGYNDYRAKREEYRRLQTVKGNIDQILRRERKPVKRQEQDR; translated from the coding sequence TTGGCAACATTCAAACATATCAGCTCTAAAAATGCTGACTATGGCGCAGCGGAAGCCTATCTCACATTTGAGCATGACGAGTTTACCATGAAGCCCACCCTTGATGAAAACGGGCGGCTGATACCGAGGGAGGATTACCGCATTTCTTCCCTCAACTGCGGGGGCGAGGATTTCGCCGTTTCCTGTATGCGAGCCAATCTCCACTATGAGAAAAACCAAAAACGGGAAGATGTGAAAAGCCACCACTATATCATCAGCTTTGACCCACGGGACGGGACAGACAACGGCTTGACCGTAGACCGGGCGCAGGAGCTGGGCGAGCAGTTCTGTAAAGAGCATTTTCCCGGACACCAAGCCTTAGTCTGCACCCACCCGGACGGGCATAACCACAGCGGCAATATCCATGTGCATATCGTCATCAACTCCCTGCGGATTTATGAAGTCCCGCTTCTGCCCTACATGGACAGACCAGCCGACACACGGGAGGGCTGCAAGCACCGCTGCACCAATGCCGCTATGGAATATTTCAAGAGTGAAGTCATGGAGATGTGCCACCGGGAGGGGCTTTACCAAATCGACCTTTTGAACGGCAGCAAGGAACGGATAACGGAACGGGAATACTGGGCGGCAAAGAAAGGGCAGCTTGCCCTTGATAAAGAGAACGCTGCCAGAGAAGCCGCAGGACAGCCGACCAAGCCCACCAAGTTTGAAACGGACAAGGCGAAGCTGCGCCGGACGATACGGCAGGCACTTTCCCAAGCTACCAGCTTTGACGAATTTTCTTCCCTTTTGCTGCGGGAGGGTGTGACCGTCAAGGAGAGCCGGGGGCGGCTTTCCTACCTCACGCCGGACAGGACAAAGCCTATCACAGCCCGGAAGCTGGGGGACGATTTTGACAAGGCTGCTGTCCTTGCCCTGCTCACGCAGAACGCCCACAGAGCCGCCGAACAGAGCAAAGCCATACCCGAATACCCTGCCGCAGTTAAAAAGCTGTCACAAGGGGAAAAAACCACAAAAACCACCCCGGCAGACAACACCTTGCAGCGCATGGTTGACCGGGAAGCAAAGCGAGCCGAGGGCAAGGGCGTGGGCTATGACCGTTGGGCGGCAAAGCACAATCTAAAGCAAATGGCGGCTACCGTTACCGCCTATCAGCAGTACGGCTTTTCTTCCCCGGAGGAACTGGACGAAGTCTGTTTTGCCGCTTATACCACCATGCAGGAAAGCCTTGCAGAGCTGAAGCAGGTGGAAAAGACGCTGAACGGAAAAAAGGAGCTGCAACGGCAGGTGCTTGCCTATTCCAAGACCCGCCCTGTCCGGGACGGGCTGAAACAGCAGAAAAACGCCAAAGCAAAAGCAGCCTACCGTCAGAAGCACGAAAGCGACTTTATTATAGCAGACGCAGCCGCCCGCTATTTCAGGGAGAACGGCATTTCCAAGCTGCCGAGCCATAAAGCCCTGCAAGCAGAGATTGAAACCCTTATCAAAGAGAAAAACAGCGGCTACAACGATTACCGGGCAAAACGGGAGGAATACCGCCGCTTACAGACTGTCAAGGGCAATATCGACCAGATTTTACGCCGGGAACGCAAGCCTGTGAAAAGGCAGGAACAGGATCGATAA
- a CDS encoding antirestriction protein ArdA translates to MFEAYITNTALYPLMGIEVGTTVHFPMTTQELQAALAKIGIDGKRYSEVFFTSFDSDVLGLYDHLYECENIDELNELGHALLEVRDKGGLETFEAALVLGNYTRSVKDLINLTQNLDLYRFYPDISDDEGLGRLYADELGTIDIPEHIQNYFDYEAYGRDVRINEGGVFAPGGYVSAVPEGFKEYYHGSQDIPPEHRIFAYPEKAEPVHSILAALKRFQEAPPAPKKDKAGPSHEER, encoded by the coding sequence ATGTTTGAAGCCTATATAACCAACACCGCCCTGTACCCCTTGATGGGGATTGAGGTAGGGACAACGGTACATTTCCCCATGACGACACAGGAGTTGCAGGCCGCCCTTGCCAAAATCGGGATAGATGGGAAACGGTACAGCGAAGTGTTCTTTACCAGCTTTGACAGCGATGTGCTGGGGCTCTACGATCATCTCTACGAATGTGAGAACATCGACGAGCTGAACGAGCTGGGCCACGCCCTGCTGGAAGTACGGGATAAGGGCGGACTGGAAACCTTTGAAGCCGCTCTTGTCTTGGGAAACTACACAAGGAGCGTGAAGGATTTGATAAACCTGACGCAGAACCTTGACCTGTACCGCTTTTACCCGGATATTTCCGATGATGAAGGGCTGGGCCGTCTTTACGCCGACGAGCTTGGGACTATCGACATACCGGAGCACATTCAGAACTACTTCGATTATGAGGCATACGGGCGGGATGTGCGTATCAACGAAGGCGGCGTATTCGCTCCCGGTGGGTATGTGTCGGCAGTCCCGGAGGGCTTCAAGGAGTATTACCACGGATCGCAGGACATCCCGCCGGAACACCGGATATTTGCCTATCCCGAAAAGGCCGAGCCTGTCCACTCCATTCTCGCTGCACTCAAACGGTTTCAAGAAGCCCCGCCCGCTCCGAAAAAGGACAAGGCGGGGCCTTCCCATGAAGAACGGTAA
- a CDS encoding VirD4-like conjugal transfer protein, CD1115 family has translation MSDKIRKYVLPNLPYLFVFWFFSKIGTAYRIAPGTDFGTKLMGMLDTFPKACETYWPGLGGIDLLVGLAGAAGVYLLIQSKIRQAKKFRRDAEYGTARFGTKEDIKPFVDPKFQNNVILTGTEFLTMNTRPKIPANARNLNACVIGSSGSGKTRFWLTPQLLQAHSSYVVVDPKGGTLDQCGRFLQREKYRVRVFNSIDFSKSMHYNPLAYIKTESDVLKFVTALIANTKGDGKEGDEFWTKAETLLYCALVAYIVFEGPEEERNMNTLVEMINSMEVREDDETFKNAVDYMFDGLERRSPQHFAVRQYKKYKLASGKTAKSILISCGARLAPFDIPQLREIMSYDELELDKLGDEKSALFFLISDTDTTYNFLVALAFSQMFNLLCERADNTYGGRLPYHVRVLWDEAANTGQVPGLEKIVAVIRSREISLTLFYQAMSQCKALYKDHSETIMGNMDSIVFLGGREASTLKDISENWLGKATISMQTEGRSRGQSESYSQNMQRLGRELMTTSEITTMPGDKCILQLRGLPPFLSPKYDLKKHPNYKYTAEFDKKKNAFRLESLFRHRPLRLKPEDEYTVYEVDGSDTDEEADLLNFDDLDSDEFV, from the coding sequence TTGAGTGACAAGATCAGAAAATATGTGCTCCCAAACCTGCCGTACCTCTTTGTGTTCTGGTTCTTCTCCAAAATCGGGACGGCCTACCGGATCGCCCCCGGCACAGACTTCGGGACAAAGCTCATGGGGATGCTCGATACCTTCCCCAAAGCCTGTGAAACCTACTGGCCGGGGCTGGGAGGTATTGACCTCCTGGTGGGCCTTGCCGGTGCGGCTGGGGTGTATCTGCTGATACAGTCAAAGATCAGGCAGGCGAAAAAATTCCGGCGGGATGCGGAGTACGGCACCGCCCGCTTTGGAACAAAGGAGGATATAAAGCCGTTTGTTGACCCTAAATTTCAGAACAATGTCATTCTGACCGGGACGGAGTTCCTTACCATGAACACCCGCCCGAAGATTCCCGCCAATGCCCGGAACCTAAACGCCTGTGTCATCGGCTCGTCCGGCTCGGGAAAGACAAGGTTCTGGCTGACCCCGCAGCTCCTTCAAGCCCATTCCTCGTATGTGGTGGTAGACCCGAAGGGCGGCACCCTCGACCAGTGCGGGCGGTTTCTGCAACGGGAGAAATACAGGGTGCGGGTGTTCAACAGTATCGACTTTTCAAAATCCATGCACTACAATCCGCTGGCCTATATCAAGACGGAAAGCGATGTTTTGAAATTCGTTACCGCTCTGATCGCCAACACCAAAGGCGACGGCAAGGAGGGCGACGAGTTCTGGACCAAAGCCGAAACCCTCTTATACTGCGCCCTTGTGGCCTACATCGTCTTTGAGGGGCCGGAAGAAGAACGCAACATGAATACGCTGGTGGAAATGATAAACAGCATGGAAGTCCGGGAGGATGACGAAACCTTCAAAAATGCGGTGGACTATATGTTTGACGGGCTGGAACGCCGCAGCCCCCAGCACTTCGCCGTGAGGCAGTATAAGAAATACAAGCTCGCCAGCGGCAAGACAGCCAAAAGCATTTTGATTTCCTGCGGTGCAAGGCTGGCTCCCTTTGACATTCCACAGCTCCGGGAGATCATGTCCTATGACGAGCTGGAACTGGATAAGCTGGGGGATGAAAAATCGGCTCTGTTCTTCCTTATCAGCGACACGGACACCACCTACAACTTTTTGGTTGCCCTTGCTTTCTCGCAGATGTTCAATCTTCTGTGTGAACGGGCTGACAACACCTATGGCGGGCGTCTGCCCTACCATGTGCGGGTGCTGTGGGACGAGGCTGCCAACACCGGGCAGGTGCCGGGGCTGGAAAAGATCGTGGCCGTCATTCGCTCCCGGGAGATCAGCCTGACGCTCTTTTATCAGGCTATGAGCCAGTGCAAGGCATTGTACAAAGACCATTCCGAAACCATCATGGGAAACATGGACAGCATCGTGTTCCTCGGAGGCCGGGAGGCTTCCACCCTAAAGGATATTTCGGAAAACTGGCTGGGCAAGGCCACCATCTCCATGCAGACCGAGGGCCGAAGCCGGGGACAGTCTGAAAGTTACAGCCAGAATATGCAGCGGCTTGGCCGGGAACTGATGACCACCAGCGAGATCACCACCATGCCCGGGGATAAATGTATCTTGCAGCTTCGGGGGCTCCCGCCCTTCCTGTCCCCGAAGTATGACTTGAAAAAGCACCCGAATTACAAGTACACAGCCGAATTTGATAAAAAGAAAAACGCCTTCCGCTTGGAAAGCCTGTTCCGCCACCGGCCATTGAGACTAAAGCCGGAGGACGAATACACGGTGTACGAAGTGGACGGCTCCGACACGGACGAAGAAGCTGACCTGTTGAATTTCGATGATCTGGACAGCGACGAGTTTGTGTAA
- a CDS encoding PcfB family protein: protein MQEEVNQKTVALSIRTTKLTGKVLAAALGKVVRALQKHHQKALTPQGRQSVKKLMNHYGGKSAMPYVGAPKDFDRIAKEFHVDYAFHKVSPGHYLLFFKANQADAITAAFQKYSAKVLNKEQDKASIFGQLRKFTEQIRTQAKEKQRTREAVKDGR, encoded by the coding sequence ATGCAGGAAGAAGTAAACCAAAAAACGGTTGCCCTTTCGATCAGGACAACGAAACTCACGGGAAAAGTGCTGGCTGCCGCTCTTGGCAAGGTGGTTCGGGCGCTGCAAAAGCACCACCAGAAGGCGCTGACCCCGCAGGGACGCCAGAGCGTGAAAAAGCTGATGAACCACTATGGCGGCAAAAGTGCCATGCCCTATGTGGGAGCTCCAAAGGATTTTGACCGGATCGCGAAGGAGTTCCATGTGGACTACGCTTTCCATAAAGTGAGCCCCGGTCATTACCTGCTGTTTTTCAAAGCCAATCAGGCGGACGCTATCACGGCGGCCTTCCAGAAGTACAGCGCAAAGGTGCTGAACAAAGAGCAGGACAAGGCTTCCATCTTCGGCCAGCTTCGGAAATTCACGGAGCAGATCAGGACACAGGCAAAGGAAAAGCAGCGAACCAGAGAGGCGGTGAAGGACGGACGTTGA
- a CDS encoding zf-HC2 domain-containing protein — protein sequence MSKQCDIVRDILPLYVDGACSEASAEMVKEHLNACADCNAIYQKLLSHTSEDVLHEESESVIMRHEAKEKQRGRKKITIAVLVSIALCIIAIFTALFLLPINIAYEPVKIDFPFEVEDVENVEMYHYDGVPASAEKKVVVAENDIKTLYDKFKGLSLKDKTTEETAGADVTSFRFNLSDGTSYDLIYACYGVKNGELKSAAGGFKYFTSADIGSYWNNLNTELEAIPINESELP from the coding sequence ATGAGTAAACAATGCGATATTGTTCGAGATATTCTTCCGCTGTATGTTGACGGTGCTTGCAGCGAAGCAAGCGCAGAGATGGTAAAAGAGCATTTGAACGCCTGTGCTGACTGTAACGCAATTTATCAAAAATTGCTTTCTCACACGAGCGAAGATGTTCTTCACGAAGAAAGCGAAAGCGTTATTATGCGCCATGAGGCAAAAGAAAAGCAGAGAGGCAGAAAAAAGATAACGATTGCTGTTCTCGTTTCCATCGCTCTTTGTATCATTGCAATTTTTACAGCTCTCTTTCTGTTACCTATAAACATTGCTTATGAGCCTGTCAAAATCGACTTCCCATTTGAGGTTGAAGATGTCGAAAACGTTGAAATGTACCACTATGACGGAGTGCCTGCATCAGCAGAAAAGAAAGTAGTTGTTGCTGAAAATGATATAAAGACCCTGTATGATAAGTTCAAGGGCTTATCCCTAAAAGACAAAACGACTGAGGAAACTGCCGGAGCAGATGTGACCAGCTTTAGATTTAACCTCTCAGATGGAACAAGCTACGATTTGATTTACGCCTGCTATGGGGTTAAAAACGGCGAATTGAAGTCAGCAGCAGGCGGTTTTAAGTATTTCACAAGTGCGGATATCGGCTCTTATTGGAACAATTTGAATACGGAACTTGAGGCAATTCCTATCAATGAGAGTGAATTGCCGTGA
- a CDS encoding DNA cytosine methyltransferase, translating into MPDVKLGSLFDGIGVFPLAASRCGIRPVWASEIEKAPISITKRHFPDMVHLGDITKVDGGKIPPVHVITFGSPCQNLSLIGNRSGLAGAKSSLFYQAFRIIQEMRDATDNLYPAIAVWENVMGAFSTNDRMDFRAVLSAFSDTEVPMPPSGRWGNAGMVRGGTPDVCWRLMDAQYWAGSRRLARRQRIFVVADFGGRRAADILFKPRPMLPLPPPCGEGGRAAAEGNRTASFETGRQIPVIHPFQCFRMRGAAKRQEETAFRNSFGLPTDPFPTLLASDVTPFAFWYEGDPEGGCIRFLTETESERLMGLPEGWTKYGADGMEIRPLQRYKALGNAIALPCADYIMAGIYEVLADRAGKEE; encoded by the coding sequence ATGCCGGACGTTAAGCTGGGGAGCCTTTTCGACGGGATTGGTGTGTTCCCTCTGGCGGCTTCCCGTTGCGGTATCCGTCCGGTATGGGCCAGCGAGATTGAAAAAGCACCCATCTCCATAACCAAAAGGCACTTTCCCGACATGGTGCATTTGGGGGATATTACGAAGGTGGACGGCGGGAAAATCCCGCCGGTCCATGTGATAACCTTCGGCTCTCCCTGTCAGAACCTTTCTCTGATCGGCAACCGCTCCGGCCTTGCCGGGGCAAAATCAAGCCTGTTCTATCAGGCGTTTCGTATCATACAGGAAATGAGGGATGCTACTGATAACCTATATCCAGCTATCGCTGTTTGGGAAAACGTCATGGGAGCGTTTTCTACAAATGACCGGATGGACTTTAGAGCCGTCCTATCCGCCTTCTCGGACACCGAAGTTCCAATGCCTCCTTCGGGAAGATGGGGAAACGCCGGAATGGTGCGAGGGGGAACGCCTGATGTGTGCTGGCGGCTCATGGACGCCCAGTATTGGGCAGGCTCCCGAAGGCTGGCACGAAGGCAGCGGATTTTCGTCGTGGCGGATTTTGGAGGCAGACGTGCCGCAGACATACTATTTAAGCCCCGTCCAATGCTCCCACTTCCTCCGCCTTGCGGAGAGGGCGGGCGGGCCGCCGCCGAAGGAAATCGAACAGCTTCTTTTGAAACAGGGCGGCAGATACCAGTCATCCACCCCTTTCAGTGCTTCCGTATGCGGGGAGCGGCAAAAAGGCAGGAAGAAACGGCCTTCCGAAACAGCTTCGGATTACCAACTGACCCTTTTCCCACTCTTTTAGCCAGTGATGTAACGCCCTTTGCCTTCTGGTATGAGGGCGACCCGGAGGGCGGCTGTATCCGTTTTCTGACGGAAACAGAAAGTGAACGGCTGATGGGGCTGCCGGAGGGCTGGACAAAGTACGGGGCGGACGGCATGGAGATCCGGCCTCTGCAACGCTACAAGGCGCTGGGAAATGCGATTGCCCTCCCTTGCGCCGATTACATTATGGCCGGGATCTATGAGGTGCTGGCTGACCGGGCCGGAAAGGAGGAATGA
- a CDS encoding RNA polymerase sigma factor, with protein sequence MKLKEVMTSMDYEKLYKAYYLQVYSYTISLAKNREIAEEITQNTFYKAVSTTSQFKGKSDELTWLCSIAKNLYHDEMRSRQRVADVSEINDLPSNENVENSVADSDMAFRIHLVLHRLEEPYKEVFQLRVFGELSFSQIAAIFGKTESWARVTYHRAKLKIQERMDEKHE encoded by the coding sequence ATGAAGCTGAAGGAGGTGATGACAAGTATGGACTATGAAAAGCTCTATAAAGCCTACTATTTACAGGTATACTCGTATACTATTTCTCTTGCCAAAAATCGTGAGATAGCAGAGGAAATCACGCAGAACACATTCTATAAGGCTGTTTCTACAACATCACAATTCAAAGGTAAGTCAGATGAATTGACATGGCTCTGCTCCATAGCAAAAAACCTTTACCATGATGAAATGCGAAGCCGTCAGCGAGTAGCTGATGTGAGTGAAATCAATGACTTGCCATCAAATGAAAATGTTGAGAACTCAGTTGCAGATTCTGACATGGCGTTCCGCATACACCTCGTTCTTCACCGTTTGGAAGAACCATACAAAGAAGTCTTTCAGCTTCGCGTATTCGGGGAACTATCTTTTTCACAAATCGCTGCAATTTTTGGAAAAACAGAATCATGGGCGAGAGTTACTTATCATCGTGCAAAGCTAAAAATTCAAGAAAGGATGGATGAAAAGCATGAGTAA
- a CDS encoding 23S rRNA methyltransferase: MTKLNVERHIEVDVSMDELDVTAAESKATYNEIRDYVWEHHQLKASNLYIAQVKQKYGIIERENYHKAKNENAKQPKCPKEKEDAIVEALKHFQMI; encoded by the coding sequence TTGACCAAACTCAATGTCGAGCGGCACATCGAAGTGGACGTCAGCATGGATGAACTGGATGTGACTGCTGCGGAAAGCAAGGCGACTTACAATGAGATTCGGGATTATGTATGGGAGCATCATCAGTTGAAGGCCTCCAATCTCTATATCGCACAGGTGAAGCAGAAGTACGGCATTATTGAGCGAGAGAATTACCATAAAGCGAAAAATGAAAATGCGAAGCAGCCCAAGTGTCCGAAGGAGAAAGAGGATGCGATTGTGGAGGCTTTGAAGCATTTTCAGATGATTTGA
- a CDS encoding transposon-encoded TnpW family protein, translating into MTETKQTSTTKTDRRPDCVTEIRMGNSVLTVSGFFKQGATDTAADKMMKVLEAEAATQKTAI; encoded by the coding sequence ATGACAGAAACCAAACAGACAAGCACCACCAAAACAGACCGCCGCCCGGACTGTGTAACGGAAATCCGCATGGGCAACTCCGTCCTTACCGTTTCCGGCTTCTTCAAGCAGGGCGCAACCGATACCGCAGCAGACAAGATGATGAAAGTGCTGGAAGCGGAAGCTGCTACACAAAAAACGGCGATTTGA
- a CDS encoding phage replisome organizer N-terminal domain-containing protein, translating into MADNRKYYYLKLKENFFDSDSIVLLEDMKDGILYSNILLKLYLKSLKNGGKLQLDEHIPYTAQMIATLTRHQIGTVERALEIFRQLGLVEQLDSGAFYMTDIELMIGQSSTEAERKRAARLENKALLPPRTKGGHLSDIRPPEIELEKEIEIEKEREGEKGHPAPAAYGRYNNVILTDTELSGLKTELPDKWEYYIDRLSCHIASTGKQYHSHAATIYKWAQEDVAKGKAAPKQGIPDYSCKEGESL; encoded by the coding sequence ATGGCAGATAACCGCAAATATTACTACCTCAAGCTGAAAGAGAACTTTTTTGACAGCGACTCCATTGTGCTGCTGGAAGATATGAAAGACGGGATTTTATACTCCAATATCCTCTTGAAGCTGTACTTAAAATCGCTGAAAAACGGCGGGAAATTGCAGCTTGACGAGCATATCCCCTACACAGCGCAGATGATAGCGACACTGACCCGCCACCAGATAGGGACGGTTGAAAGGGCTTTAGAGATTTTCCGGCAGTTGGGGCTTGTGGAGCAGCTTGACAGCGGGGCTTTCTATATGACCGACATTGAGCTGATGATAGGACAGTCCTCTACCGAAGCCGAGAGGAAACGGGCTGCAAGGCTGGAAAACAAGGCACTTTTACCGCCCCGGACAAAAGGCGGACATTTGTCCGACATTCGTCCACCAGAGATAGAGTTAGAGAAAGAGATAGAGATAGAAAAAGAGAGAGAGGGAGAAAAGGGACACCCCGCCCCCGCCGCTTATGGCAGATACAACAATGTGATACTGACCGATACAGAGCTTTCCGGGCTGAAAACAGAGCTGCCCGACAAGTGGGAGTATTATATTGACCGGCTTTCCTGCCATATCGCTTCCACCGGGAAGCAGTACCACAGCCATGCAGCCACCATTTACAAGTGGGCGCAGGAGGACGTTGCCAAAGGCAAGGCTGCCCCGAAACAGGGCATACCCGATTACTCATGCAAGGAGGGCGAGAGCTTATGA
- a CDS encoding helix-turn-helix domain-containing protein codes for MSQLLPYETIVKASEGDPEAVAAVLSHYAGYVRSCAKMDGQINTDMQEHIVRQLIESLLKFRFDR; via the coding sequence ATGAGCCAGCTACTTCCCTATGAGACAATCGTTAAGGCAAGCGAGGGCGACCCGGAAGCTGTTGCCGCCGTCCTATCCCATTATGCGGGATATGTCCGCTCTTGTGCGAAAATGGACGGACAGATTAACACGGATATGCAGGAGCATATCGTCAGGCAACTGATAGAAAGCCTGTTGAAGTTCCGCTTTGACCGCTAA